The stretch of DNA CTCCGCCACACCGGTGCGGGAGGCCATGCTCGACCTCGCCAAGGAGGGCCTGTTCGAGGCGCTGCGCAACAAGGGCTTCCGGGTCGCGGAGGTGTCCGAGCGCGACCTCGACGAGATCATCGAGATCAGGCGGCTGCTCGAGGTGCCCACGGTGGCCCGGCTCGCCGGGCGATCCGCGGTCGTGGAGGCCGGGGAACTGCGCCCGATCGCCGAGGAGATCGTCTCGGCCGCGGCACGGGGCGATCTGCTCGCCTACGTGGCCGCCGACCAGCGGTTCCACCTCGCGCTGCTGGCCCTGTCGGGCAACGTGCGGCTGGTCGAGACGGTCAGGGACCTGCGCGCCCGGGCCCGGCTCTACGGGTTGCGCGGCCGGCCCGACGCGCGGCTGCTCGCGGCCTCGGCGCGCGAGCACCTCGACCTCCTCGACGCCCTCGTACGCGGCGACGCCGCGGCGGCCGAGAGCCTGATGAACCACCACCTGCGGCACGTACGGGCGATCTGGTCGGGCGGCCCGCCCGCGCAGTGAGCGGCGGCCCGGGCGGACCGGGTCAGCCGTCGTCCCGGCGGGTGGCGCCGATGGAGGCGACGACCACGCAGCCGATCGCCGCCCACTCGCGAACCTGAAGCACCTCGCCCAGGACGAACAGGCCGACGAGGGCGGCGACGGCGGGCTCCAGGCTCATCAGGATCCCGAAGACCCGCTTGGGCATCCGGCGCAGCGCCTCGAGCTCCAGCGAGTAGGGGATGACCGAGGAGAGCAGGCCGACCCCGGCTCCGACGAGCAGGATCTCGGGCCGCAGCAGGTCGGTCCCGCCCGCGGTGACGCCGATGGGCGCGATGACGACCGTCGCCACGATCATGGCGAGCGACAGTCCGCTGGCGCCGGGGAAACGGGCGCCGGTGGCCTGGGAGAACACGATGTAGGCGGCCCAGAACGTCCCCGCGAGCGCGGCGAATCCGATCCCCGCCCAGCTCGCGGTCCCCGCGTCGCCCCAGGGGGCGAGCAGGACCACGCCGGCGGCGGCCAGCGCCACCCACAACAGGTCGAGCCTGCGCCGGGAGGACACCACGGCCAGGGTGAGCGGCCCGACGAACTCGATGGACACCGCGATCCCGATCGGCAGCCGGGCGAGCGCCTCGTAGAACGACAGGTTCATCAGGCCGAGGCTGAGCCCGAAGGCGGCGCCGACGGCGAGGTCGCGCCGCGACAGCCCGCGCACCCGGGGCCGGACGACGGCCAGCAGCATGACCGCGCCGGTGGCGATGCGCAGGAACACCACGGCCGTGGGGGGAAGCTGGGTGAACAGGTTCTTGGCCAGCCCGGCGCCCACCTGGACCGACAGGACGGCCAGCAGCACCAGGCCCGGCGGCGGTATCGCGTCGGACGCGGCCCGCAGCGCCCTGCCCGGCGACGGCCTCATGCGGTACGGCTCGGCCCCCGGAAGGGATTCAGCGGTCATGCCGGCGACCCCAGACTGGCATTGATCACGGACAACGCCCGCAATCATATGCAGGGGCCGTCAGGCCGCCGGTAGGCCCCCGGGGTCATTCCCAGCGGAACGTGCGGGCGGCCAGGGCGAGCGCGCCCACCGTCCAGCACAGCAGCACGAGCAGCGCGCCGCCGGGGAAGCCGCCGCCGGCGCTCAGGACGGTCCGCAGGCCGGAGGTGAGCGCGCTGATCGGCAGCAGTTCGAGCACGTGCCGGACGCCCGCGGGGAACCGGTCCAGCGGGAACAGCACGCCGCCGAGCCCGAGCAGCACCAGGTAGACGAGGTTGGCCCCGGCCAGCGTGGCCTCCGCCCGGAGCGTCCCGGCCATGAGCAGGCCGAGGCCGCTGAAGGCCGCCGTGCCAAGCAGCAGGAGCGGCACGGCCCACAGCGGATCGCCGTGCGGCGACCAGCCGAGCGTCAGCGCCACCACGACGATCACCACGACCTGCAGCGCCTCCACGGCGACGACGGCGGCGGTCTTGGCCAGCAGCAGCCCGGCCCGCGACAACGGGGTCGCGCCCAGGCGCTTGAGCACGCCGTACCGCCGCTCGAAACCGGTCGCGATCGCCTGCCCGGTGAACGCGGTCGACATGACCGCCAGCGCGAGGATGCCGGGGGCGACGAAGTCGACGCGCGGACCGGCGCCGACGTCCACCAGCGGGGCCGTGGAGAAACCGACGAGCAGCAGGATCGGGATGATCAGCGTGAGCAGGAGCTGCTCGCCGTTGCGCAGCGTGGCCCGGATCTCCGCGCCCGCCTGGGCGAGGACCATCCGGTGCAGCGGCGCGGCCCCCGGCCGCGGCGTGAGGTCCAGTGTGGCGATCGTGGTCACCGCAGCTCCCTGCCGGTCAGTTCGAGGAAGACGTCCTCCAGGGTGCGCCGCTCGATGCGCAGGTCCTCGGTGGTGACGCCCTCGGTGGCGCACCAGGCGGTGACGGTCGCGAGCAGCTGGGGGCCGACCTGCCCCTCGATGATGTAGTGCCCCGCGGGCGACTCCTTGGCCGCGCTGCCCGGCGGCAGCGCCGCCAGCAGTTCCTCCAGGTCGAGCCCCGGCCGCGCGCGGAACCTGAGCTGGCGCTCGGCGCCGGTCAGCGACTCGGGCGTGCCCTCGGCCACCACCCGGCCGTGGTCGATGACCACGACGTGGTCGGAGAGCTTCTCCGCCTCGTCCATCTGATGGGTCGTCAGCACCACCGACACCCCGGCGGCGCGCAGGGCCGTGACGAGGTCCCAGCAGGCGTGGCGCGCCTGCGGGTCGAGCCCGGCGGTCGGCTCGTCCAGGAAGACCAGTTCGGGCCGTCCGATCACCGCCGCCGCGAGCGACAGGCGCTGCTGCTGCCCGCCCGACAGCCGCCGGTACGGCGTGCGCGCGTGCCCGGCCAGACCGAGCAGGCCGAGCAGGGCGTCCGGGTCGAGCGGGTGGGCGTAGAACCGGGAGACCACCCGCAGCCACTCGCCCGCGCGGGCGGCGGGAGGCACCCCTCCCGTCTGCGGCATGATCCCCAGGCGCGGCCTGAGAGCGGGGTCGGCCGGGTCCAGGCCGAGCACGCGGACGGTCCCGCCGTCCGGCCGGCGGAAGCCCTCGCAGATCTCGATCGTGGAGGTCTTGCCGGCGCCGTTGGGCCCGAGGATCGCCGTGACGGCGCCCCGGGCGCAGGTGAGGGTGAGCCCGTCGACGGCCGTGGTGCTCCCGTACCGCTTGACCAGCCCGTCGATCTCGACCGCGGGAGCGCCGCCGTCCGCGCCGCCACGCGCGCTGTCAAGCGTGCTGTCCACCCCCGGCACCGCACCGGCCTCCCCTCACGGACCGACCGCCAGAGCCGGCCGGATACGGGTCGTCCTGGTCAGTCGTCGACGGCATCGAGTCTAGGGAGCGGGAAGCGCGCTCTCGTCGGCGAGTGCCGTCATTCCAGCCCTCGGGGGTAAAGGATGGGGAAAAGCCTCGTCGTCGCAGGTTAGGTAAGCCTTACCTGCGTGAGAAATTGCATTCCCGTGGACCCCGGCTTGGGTTTGTCGGCCGGGAAGGAATTACGGCACACTGATGTTGTGAAATACGTGCAGGGGAAGCAGAACGCCGAGAAGGCCGTGGTGACACGGCCGGTTGCGGCGACCCCTGCGCACAGAGACATCCCGCACAGGGACGTCGTGAACAGGGACGTCGTGAACAAGGACCTCGGTGCCGAGCGGGGGACCCGGGCCAGGGTGGCGCGGCTCATCCTGGAGCACGGTCCGGTGACCGCCGCGGCGCTCGGCGAGCGGCTCGGCCTTACTCCGGCCGCGGTCCGCCGTCACCTCGACGCGCTGCTGGCCGAGGGCATGATAGAGCCTCGTACGGCCCGCCCGCGCGGCCAGCGGGGACGGGGCAGGCCCGCGAAGATGTTCGCGATCACCGACGCGGGCCGCAGCGCCTTCGTCCACGCCTACGACGACCTGGCCGGCAGCGCGCTGCGCTTCCTGGCCGAGCGTCTGGGCGGTGAAGCGGTGTCGGAGTTCGCGCGGGCGCAGGTGTCCGGGCTGGTCGGCCGGCTCGAGGCGCTCATGCGCGAGGTCCCGGCCGAGCAGCGGGTCCGCGTGCTGGCCGAGGCTCTGTCCACGGAGGGCTACGCGGCGTCGGCGACGGCGACGGGCAAGGGCGGCGAGCAGTTGTGCCAGCACCACTGCCCGGTCGCGCACGTCGCGGCGCAGTTCCCGCAGCTGTGCGAGGCGGAGACCGAGGCGTTCGCCCGGCTGCTGGGCACCCCGGTGCAGCGGCTGGCCACGATCGCCAACGGCGACGGGGTCTGCACCACCCATGTGAGTTCACACGCGCTCGCCGCACGGCACGCGCGTACCGACCTATCGAGCACATCGACGAGCAAGGAGTCCGGAAGGTGACTGTCACCGACCGCCCGGAGCTGGAAGGCCTCGGGAATTACAAGTTCGGCTGGGCCGACGCGGACGTGGCTGGGGCCACGGCCCGGCGTGGGCTGTCCGAAGAGGTCGTCCGCGACATCTCCGCGCTCAAGAACGAGCCGGAGTGGATGCTCGACCTGCGCCTCAAGGGCCTTCGGCTGTTCGGGAAGAAGCCGCTGCCGACCTGGGGCTCCGACCTCACGGGCATCGACTTCGACAACATCAAGTACTTCGTCCGTTCGACGGAGAAGCAGGCCGCGTCCTGGGACGAGCTGCCCGCCGACATCAAGAACACCTACGACAAGCTCGGCATCCCGGAGGCGGAGAAGCAGCGCCTCATCGCCGGCGTCGCCGCCCAGTACGAGTCCGAGGTCGTCTATCACAAGATTCGTGAGGACCTCGAGGAGAAGGGCGTCATCTTCGTCGACACCGACACCGGGCTGCGCGAGCACGAGGAGCTCTTCAAGGAGTACTTCGGCTCGGTGATCCCGGTGGGCGACAACAAGTTCGCCGCGCTCAACACGGCCGTGTGGTCGGGCGGATCGTTCATCTACGTGCCGCCGAACGTGCACGTCGAGATCCCGCTGCAGGCCTACTTCCGGATCAACACCGAGAACATGGGCCAGTTCGAGCGGACCCTGATCATCGTGGACGAGAACTCCTACGTCCACTACGTCGAGGGCTGCACCGCGCCGATCTACTCGTCCGACTCGCTCCACTCGGCGGTCGTCGAGATCATCGTGAAGAAGGGCGCCCGCTGCCGCTACACGACGATCCAGAACTGGTCGAACAACGTCTACAACCTGGTCACCAAGCGCGCCGTGGCGTACGAGGGCGCGACCATGGAGTGGATCGACGGCAACATCGGCTCCAAGGTCACGATGAAGTACCCCGCCGTCTACCTGATGGGCGAGCACGCCAAGGGCGAGACGCTGTCGGTCGCCTTCGCGGGCGAGGGCCAGCACCAGGACGCGGGCGCCAAGATGGTGCACCTCGCGCCCAAGACGTCCTCCACGATCATCTCCAAGTCCGTGGCGCGCGGCGGCGGCCGCACGTCCTACCGCGGCCTGGTGCAGATCGACGAGGGCGCGGCCGGCTCGGCCTCGACAGTCAAGTGCGACGCGCTGCTCGTCGACCAGATCAGCCGGTCCGACACCTACCCGTACGTGGACGTCCGTGAGGACGACGTGTCCATGGGCCACGAGGCCACGGTCTCCAAGGTGTCGGAGGACCAGCTGTTCTACCTGATGAGCCGCGGCCTCGGCGAGGACGAGGCGATGGCCATGATCGTGCGCGGCTTCGTCGAGCCGATCGCCCGCGAGCTGCCCATGGAGTACGCCCTGGAGCTCAACCGCCTGATCGAGCTGCAGATGGAAGGAGCGGTCGGCTGATGGGCCTGGAGACCAAACCGCTGTCGACGCTGCACGAGAAGGCGTCGTACGACGTGGCGGACTTCCCGGTGCCGACGGGCCGCGAGGAGGAGTGGCGGTTCACGCCGCTGTCGCGGCTCAAGGGCCTGCACAACGGCACGGCCGCCCTCACCGGCGGCGTCGTGGTGGACGTCGAGGCCGCGCCCGAGGTGCGCGTCGAGACCGTCGGCCGCGACGACGCCCGGCTCGGCAAGGCCTACACGCCGGCCGACCGGGTCAGCGCGCAGGCGTACTCGTCGTTCGAGAAGGCCACCGTCGTCACGGTGCCGAAGATGACGGCCGCCTCCCGGCCCACCCTGATCACCCTGCGGGGGTCCGGGGCGGGCGCCGCCGCGTACGGGCACATCCTCGTGTCGGTGGAGCCGATGGCCGAGGCCGTGCTGGTCCTCGACCACCGCGGCAGCGCCGTCTACGCCGACAACGTCGAGTTCGACGTGGCCGAGGGCGCGACGCTCAAGGTCGTCAGCCTGCAGGACTGGGACGACGACGCCGTGCACGTCTCCCACCACCACGCGCGGCTCGGCAAGGACGCGACGTTCCGCTCGTTCGTGGTCACCCTCGGCGGCGACCTCGTACGGCTGTCGCCCTCGGTGTCGTACACCGCCCCCGGCGGCGACGCCGATCTCACCGGGCTGTACTTCGTGGACGCCGGCCAGCACCTGGAGCACCGCCTCCTGGTGGACCACAGCGTGCCGAACTGCCGCAGCAACGTGACCTACAAGGGCGCGCTGCAGGGCGACGACGCGCACGCGGTCTGGATCGGGGACGTGATCATCCGGGCCGAGGCCGAGGGCACCGACACCTACGAGCTGAACCGGAACCTCATCCTCACCGACGGCGCCCGCGCCGACTCGGTGCCGAACCTGGAGATCCTCACCGGCGAGGTCGCGGGAGCGGGCCACGCGTCCGCCTCCGGCCGTCTCGACGACGAGCACATCTTCTACCTGCAGGCCCGCGGCATCCCGTTCGACGAGGCGCGCCGCCTGGTCATCCACGGCTTCTTCGCCCAGCTGCTGGAGAAGATCGAGGTGCCGGAGATCCGCGAGCGGGTCCTGTCCGCGGTCGAGGCGGAGCTGGCCCGATGAGCTCCGAGATCGCCCACTGGGAGAAGGTCTGCCAGGTCGGGGACATCCCCGACGGCGGCGTCATCGGCCTGGAGGTCGGTGAGACGCCCGTCGCCCTGGTCAGGACCGGCGGCGAGGTCTTCGCCCTGCACGACGTGTGCTCCCACGCCGAGGTGCGGCTCAGCGAGGGCGAGGTCTACGACCACACCCTGGAATGCTGGCTCCACGGCTCCTGTTTCGACCTGCGCAGCGGCAAGCCCACCGGGCCGCCCGCGACCAGGCCCGTCAACGTCTACCGTGTCAAGATCGAAGGCGACGACGTGTACGTCTCGCTCTCGAAGGAGTAAATACCCGTGTCCACTCTTGAGATCCGTGACCTGCACGTCGCCGTGGGCGACAAGGAGATCCTGCGCGGCGTCGACCTGACGGTCCGCAGCGGCGAGACGCACGCCATCATGGGCCCGAACGGCTCGGGCAAGTCGACGCTGGCCTACGCCGTCGCCGGCCACCCGAAGTACACGATCACCTCCGGCTCCGTGCTGCTCGACGGCGAGGACCTGCTGGAGATGTCGGTGGACGAGCGCGCCCGCGCCGGCCTCTTCCTCGCCATGCAGTACCCGGTCGAGGTCCCCGGCGTCAGCGTGTCGAACTTCCTGCGCTCGGCGATCACCGCGGTCCGCGGCGAGGCGCCCAAGCTGCGCGACTTCGCCAAGGAGCTGAAGTCGGGCATGGACGCGCTGTCCATCGACCCGGCCTTCGCCCAGCGCAACACGAACGAGGGCTTCTCCGGCGGCGAGAAGAAGCGCCACGAGATCCTCCAGCTCGAACTGCTCAAGCCCAAGATCGCCGTCCTGGACGAGACCGACTCCGGCCTCGACGTCGACGCCCTGCGCGTGGTCTCCGAGGGCATCAACCGGTTCCGCGCGAGCGGCGACACCGGCGTGCTGCTGATCACCCACTACACCCGCATCCTGCGCTACGTGAAGCCGGACTTCGTCCACGTCTTCGCCGGCGGGCGCGTGGTGGAGGAGGGCGGCCCTGAGCTGGCCGACAAGCTGGAGAACGAGGGCTACGAGGCCTACACCACGAAGGCGGCGTCCGCCTGATGAGTGCGCCCGGCTTCGACGTGGAGAGGATCAGGAAGGACTTCCCGGTCCTCGGCCGCGAACTTCCCGGAGGCAGGTCGCTGGTCTACCTCGACTCCGGCAACTCCTCCCAGAAGCCGACCCAGGTGATCGAGACCATGCGCGATCATCTGACCTGGCACTACGGCAACGTCGGCCGGGCGCTGCACGTGCTGGGCAGCGAGTCGACCGAGGCCTACGAGGCCGCGCGCGACAAGATCGCCGCGTTCGTGAAGGCCCCCTCGCGCGACGAGATCGTCTTCACCAAGAACGCCTCCGAGGCCCTCAACCTCGTGGCGTACGCCTTCGGCAACCCCGTCGGCGAGGACGAGCGGTTCCGGATCGGCCCCGGCGACGAGATCGTCATCTCGGAGATGGAGCACCACTCCAACATCGTGCCGTGGCAGCTGCTCGCGCAGCGGACCGGCGCGACGCTGCGCTGGTTCCCGGTGACCGACGAGGGCCGCCTCGACGTCGAGGGCCTGGAGGAGCTGGTCAACGAGCGCACGAAGATCGTGTCGATCACGCACCAGTCGAACGTGCTGGGCACGGTCAACTCGGTCTCGCCGATCCTGGCCCGCGCGCGCGAGGTCGGCGCGCTGATGATGCTCGACGCGTCGCAGTCGGTGCCGCACCAGCCCGTGGACGTGACCGAGCTGGGCGTCGACTTCGTCGCGTTCACCGGCCACAAGATGGTCGGGCCGTCCGGCATCGGCGTGCTGTGGGGCCGTCGCGAGCTGCTCGACGCGATGCCGCCGTTCCTCGGCGGCGGCGAGATGATCGAGGCGGTCTGGATGGACCGCTCGACGTACGCGCCGGTGCCGCACAAGTTCGAGGCCGGGACGCCGCCGATCGTCGAGGCGATCGGCCTCGGCGCCGCGGCCGACTACCTGACCGCCGTCGGCATGGACCAGATCAAGGCGCACGAGAAGGAACTCGTCGCGTACGCGCTGGAGGCGCTGCCGGAGGTCCCGGGGCTCAGGATCATCGGCCCGCGCACGCCCATCGCCCGCGGCGGCACGATCTCGTTCACGCTGGAGGGGATCCACCCGCACGACGTGGGGCAGATCCTCGACGACGTGTACGGGATCGCGGTCCGGGTAGGTCATCACTGCGCCCGGCCGCTGCACCTCAGGTTCGGAATTCCCGCGACCACACGGGCGTCTTTCTACCTGTACAACACGACGGCCGAGATCGACGCACTGGTCCGCGGCCTCCACCACGTGCAGAAGGTGTTCGGCTGAGCCATGATCGCTGAATCGATGTACCAGGAGCTGATCCTGGAGCACTACAAGCATCCCCAGGGGCGCGGCCTCCGTGACCCTTACGACGCCGAGGTGCACCACGTCAACCCGACCTGCGGCGACGAGGTGACGCTGCGGGTGAAGGTGGCCGACGGCGGCAAGGTGCTCGACGTGTCCTACGACGGTCAGGGCTGCTCCATCAGCCAGGCCGCCGCCTCGGTGCTGCACGAGCTCGCCACGGGCTCCACCGTGGAGGAGTCGCTGTCGGTGGTGGAGGAGTTCACCCGGCTCATGCAGGGCAGGGGCCAGGTGGAGCCGGATGAGGACGTGCTGGGCGACGCGGTGGCGTTCGCCGGTGTGGCGAAGTTCCCCGCCCGCGTCAAGTGCGCGCTGCTGGCCTGGATGGCCTACAAGGACGCGCTCATGAGGAGCCAGGGATGACCGGCGGCCTCCGCCGCGTTGGGAAGTACGGCGCCGCGCCGCGGGCGGCGCGAGGTGAGGAGACGACGTGAGCAAGCCGACCCAGACCCCCACGGGACCGGTCGCCGAGACGGCCGGGGCCGCCCCCGGCACCTACGACGGGGAGACCAGCCTCGACGACGTGCTCGAGGCGCTGAAGGACGTCGTGGACCCCGAACTGGGGATCAACGTGGTGGACCTCGGCCTCGTGTACGGCGTCAACCTCGACCCGGCCGGCGAGGGCGAGCGCCCGATCGCCACCATCGACATGACGCTGACCAGCGCCGCCTGCCCGCTGACCGACGTGATCGAGGACCAGGCCAACTCGGCGCTCGCCGACCTGGTCTCCAACGTGGTCATCAACTGGGTCTGGCTGCCGCCGTGGGGCCCCGACAAGATCACCGAAGAGGGCCGTGACCAGCTGAGGATGCTCGGCTTCAACGTCTGATCCCGGCGACCTCCCGCCAGAGAGAACCCGCACCGTCCCGCCGCGTCCGCACGCGGCGGGACGCCGCGTTTGTCCCCCACGCGCGGAGCGTGTCCCGCACCGGCGTGACCGATGCGATGCGGGAATGCCGTACGATCGTTTTTTGCTCTTCCTTGTGCGACGTGAGTGAAAGGCGTCCGTGAGAGCCGCCGCCCGGCGGTCTCCACTTCTGCGGGACGTGTGCTCACGGCATCGTGCGGGCAGCAGGCCGTCGTAATTCCGGCCAGTGATGCCCGTAGGCACGGCACGCCTGCCGTGCCTGACCCGGCTCGTCCTTTCGCAGAAGTGACGCGCCCGCGTGTTCCGGCACGTCTTTCTTCGAAAGGCACGATTTCGTGACCATCTCTGCCCTCGACGAGGGCACGACCACCCCTGCCGAGTTCGGGACGCTGGGGCTGCCCAGACCGCTCGTGACAGGGCTCGCCCGGCAGGGCATCACCACGCCGTTCCCGATCCAGCGGGCGGCCATCCCCGACATCCTCGCCGGGCTCGACGTCCTCGGACGCGGCCGGACCGGTTCCGGCAAGACCCTCGCCTTCGGCCTGCCGACGCTGGCCAGGATCGCGGGGGACAAGTCGGCGCCCCGGCGGCCCCGCGCCCTCGTCCTGGTGCCCACCCGCGAACTCGCCTTCCAGGTCGCCGCCACCATCGAGCCGCTCGGCCGGGGGCTGTCGCTGCGCACCAGGACGGTCGTCGGAGGCATGCCGATGGGCCGCCAGATCGAGGACCTGCGCCGGGGGGTGGACGTCGTGGTCGCCACGCCCGGCCGCCTCACCGACCTGATCGAGCAGGGCGCGTGCGCCCTCGACGACGTCGAGATCACGGTCCTCGACGAGGCCGACCACATGTGCGACCTCGGCTTCCTCCCCGTGGTGAGCGCGCTGCTCGCGCGCACGCCCGCCGACGGGCAGCGCCTGCTGTTCTCCGCGACGCTCGACGGCGACGTGGACACGCTGGTCCAGCGCTTCCTGACCGACCCGGTGGTCCACTCGCTGGATCCGGC from Microbispora sp. ZYX-F-249 encodes:
- the sufU gene encoding Fe-S cluster assembly sulfur transfer protein SufU, whose protein sequence is MIAESMYQELILEHYKHPQGRGLRDPYDAEVHHVNPTCGDEVTLRVKVADGGKVLDVSYDGQGCSISQAAASVLHELATGSTVEESLSVVEEFTRLMQGRGQVEPDEDVLGDAVAFAGVAKFPARVKCALLAWMAYKDALMRSQG
- the sufC gene encoding Fe-S cluster assembly ATPase SufC, with protein sequence MSTLEIRDLHVAVGDKEILRGVDLTVRSGETHAIMGPNGSGKSTLAYAVAGHPKYTITSGSVLLDGEDLLEMSVDERARAGLFLAMQYPVEVPGVSVSNFLRSAITAVRGEAPKLRDFAKELKSGMDALSIDPAFAQRNTNEGFSGGEKKRHEILQLELLKPKIAVLDETDSGLDVDALRVVSEGINRFRASGDTGVLLITHYTRILRYVKPDFVHVFAGGRVVEEGGPELADKLENEGYEAYTTKAASA
- a CDS encoding ABC transporter permease — encoded protein: MVLAQAGAEIRATLRNGEQLLLTLIIPILLLVGFSTAPLVDVGAGPRVDFVAPGILALAVMSTAFTGQAIATGFERRYGVLKRLGATPLSRAGLLLAKTAAVVAVEALQVVVIVVVALTLGWSPHGDPLWAVPLLLLGTAAFSGLGLLMAGTLRAEATLAGANLVYLVLLGLGGVLFPLDRFPAGVRHVLELLPISALTSGLRTVLSAGGGFPGGALLVLLCWTVGALALAARTFRWE
- the sufB gene encoding Fe-S cluster assembly protein SufB, with translation MTVTDRPELEGLGNYKFGWADADVAGATARRGLSEEVVRDISALKNEPEWMLDLRLKGLRLFGKKPLPTWGSDLTGIDFDNIKYFVRSTEKQAASWDELPADIKNTYDKLGIPEAEKQRLIAGVAAQYESEVVYHKIREDLEEKGVIFVDTDTGLREHEELFKEYFGSVIPVGDNKFAALNTAVWSGGSFIYVPPNVHVEIPLQAYFRINTENMGQFERTLIIVDENSYVHYVEGCTAPIYSSDSLHSAVVEIIVKKGARCRYTTIQNWSNNVYNLVTKRAVAYEGATMEWIDGNIGSKVTMKYPAVYLMGEHAKGETLSVAFAGEGQHQDAGAKMVHLAPKTSSTIISKSVARGGGRTSYRGLVQIDEGAAGSASTVKCDALLVDQISRSDTYPYVDVREDDVSMGHEATVSKVSEDQLFYLMSRGLGEDEAMAMIVRGFVEPIARELPMEYALELNRLIELQMEGAVG
- a CDS encoding ABC transporter ATP-binding protein, whose amino-acid sequence is MDSTLDSARGGADGGAPAVEIDGLVKRYGSTTAVDGLTLTCARGAVTAILGPNGAGKTSTIEICEGFRRPDGGTVRVLGLDPADPALRPRLGIMPQTGGVPPAARAGEWLRVVSRFYAHPLDPDALLGLLGLAGHARTPYRRLSGGQQQRLSLAAAVIGRPELVFLDEPTAGLDPQARHACWDLVTALRAAGVSVVLTTHQMDEAEKLSDHVVVIDHGRVVAEGTPESLTGAERQLRFRARPGLDLEELLAALPPGSAAKESPAGHYIIEGQVGPQLLATVTAWCATEGVTTEDLRIERRTLEDVFLELTGRELR
- a CDS encoding non-heme iron oxygenase ferredoxin subunit; the encoded protein is MSSEIAHWEKVCQVGDIPDGGVIGLEVGETPVALVRTGGEVFALHDVCSHAEVRLSEGEVYDHTLECWLHGSCFDLRSGKPTGPPATRPVNVYRVKIEGDDVYVSLSKE
- a CDS encoding GntR family transcriptional regulator, with the translated sequence MGGAWDGPAGRTSDDLRAPDGRTRQKNLRERVAQALRDAVVAGEMRPGVVYSAPALAARFGVSATPVREAMLDLAKEGLFEALRNKGFRVAEVSERDLDEIIEIRRLLEVPTVARLAGRSAVVEAGELRPIAEEIVSAAARGDLLAYVAADQRFHLALLALSGNVRLVETVRDLRARARLYGLRGRPDARLLAASAREHLDLLDALVRGDAAAAESLMNHHLRHVRAIWSGGPPAQ
- a CDS encoding EamA family transporter: MTAESLPGAEPYRMRPSPGRALRAASDAIPPPGLVLLAVLSVQVGAGLAKNLFTQLPPTAVVFLRIATGAVMLLAVVRPRVRGLSRRDLAVGAAFGLSLGLMNLSFYEALARLPIGIAVSIEFVGPLTLAVVSSRRRLDLLWVALAAAGVVLLAPWGDAGTASWAGIGFAALAGTFWAAYIVFSQATGARFPGASGLSLAMIVATVVIAPIGVTAGGTDLLRPEILLVGAGVGLLSSVIPYSLELEALRRMPKRVFGILMSLEPAVAALVGLFVLGEVLQVREWAAIGCVVVASIGATRRDDG
- a CDS encoding metal-sulfur cluster assembly factor; translation: MSKPTQTPTGPVAETAGAAPGTYDGETSLDDVLEALKDVVDPELGINVVDLGLVYGVNLDPAGEGERPIATIDMTLTSAACPLTDVIEDQANSALADLVSNVVINWVWLPPWGPDKITEEGRDQLRMLGFNV
- the sufD gene encoding Fe-S cluster assembly protein SufD, with amino-acid sequence MGLETKPLSTLHEKASYDVADFPVPTGREEEWRFTPLSRLKGLHNGTAALTGGVVVDVEAAPEVRVETVGRDDARLGKAYTPADRVSAQAYSSFEKATVVTVPKMTAASRPTLITLRGSGAGAAAYGHILVSVEPMAEAVLVLDHRGSAVYADNVEFDVAEGATLKVVSLQDWDDDAVHVSHHHARLGKDATFRSFVVTLGGDLVRLSPSVSYTAPGGDADLTGLYFVDAGQHLEHRLLVDHSVPNCRSNVTYKGALQGDDAHAVWIGDVIIRAEAEGTDTYELNRNLILTDGARADSVPNLEILTGEVAGAGHASASGRLDDEHIFYLQARGIPFDEARRLVIHGFFAQLLEKIEVPEIRERVLSAVEAELAR
- a CDS encoding helix-turn-helix transcriptional regulator, translating into MPHRDVVNRDVVNKDLGAERGTRARVARLILEHGPVTAAALGERLGLTPAAVRRHLDALLAEGMIEPRTARPRGQRGRGRPAKMFAITDAGRSAFVHAYDDLAGSALRFLAERLGGEAVSEFARAQVSGLVGRLEALMREVPAEQRVRVLAEALSTEGYAASATATGKGGEQLCQHHCPVAHVAAQFPQLCEAETEAFARLLGTPVQRLATIANGDGVCTTHVSSHALAARHARTDLSSTSTSKESGR
- a CDS encoding cysteine desulfurase, encoding MSAPGFDVERIRKDFPVLGRELPGGRSLVYLDSGNSSQKPTQVIETMRDHLTWHYGNVGRALHVLGSESTEAYEAARDKIAAFVKAPSRDEIVFTKNASEALNLVAYAFGNPVGEDERFRIGPGDEIVISEMEHHSNIVPWQLLAQRTGATLRWFPVTDEGRLDVEGLEELVNERTKIVSITHQSNVLGTVNSVSPILARAREVGALMMLDASQSVPHQPVDVTELGVDFVAFTGHKMVGPSGIGVLWGRRELLDAMPPFLGGGEMIEAVWMDRSTYAPVPHKFEAGTPPIVEAIGLGAAADYLTAVGMDQIKAHEKELVAYALEALPEVPGLRIIGPRTPIARGGTISFTLEGIHPHDVGQILDDVYGIAVRVGHHCARPLHLRFGIPATTRASFYLYNTTAEIDALVRGLHHVQKVFG